In Brachionichthys hirsutus isolate HB-005 chromosome 20, CSIRO-AGI_Bhir_v1, whole genome shotgun sequence, the genomic stretch ACCAGCAGCAGCGAGGGCTGGCGCCGAGGGCGACGTCGAACGGGACGCAGACGAGGCCGGCGCAGATCCCCGAGCACGCCAGGTTCTGGACGAAGCGGTTGGTGACGGATTTAAAGACGTTCGTGCAGCGGGTGCACCACAACACGGTGGCGTTTCCTGGAAAGGAAAGAGGCGGGGCTTCAGGGTGAGTGAATCAATCTGCAGCAGCTTTTAACCCAAATGTCACAGATGTTGTTCCCATAGTAGGTTCTGGGTCAGAGGAACCTACTATGGGGATAAACAAGATGtcatatccttttttttttcttcataacaATTTAATAATTCTTCTTGATTATTAATTTCattagtatttatttaattgaattacatctatttatttttttggggggggggcgggattaCGACTTACCGAAAAGAGAAGTTAAAAGGATGAGAACCTGAACGGTGGTGGTGAAGTCCCGGTACGCCTGCTCCTCCAGGCCGGTCCCCCGGGCGGGTCCCCCGCTGTCCCACCGGGTCGGCGGGCTCGAAGCGTTCAGAACATCCAGTCTGAGTTGGGCTGCCGTGAAATTCGGTGCGCCGTCCCCGACCGTCGCTGCCATTGTGGATTCAGAccggtgttgttgttttaggaAGGCTGGCGGGACGGTGGACAGATGagtgtcaaataaaaaaacaacatggtgcaataataataataatattcatacACAGCGACACATGGAAAACGACGCGAACGCGCTCCGCGACGCCACAATGCGGATGAAATCAAAGCCGCAGAGACGCGGGTCGGACGCGACCGTCTGGCTGCGGGAAAACGGCGCATCAGCTCCCGGTGCGCGGAGCGGCTGCGTCTGTCGGACTGTTGCTGACAGGAGCTGCTTATTAGTGGACTGGACTGGAGGAGGAAggctactcctcctcctcctctcacagcGCCAAGAAACCCCGATGGATATTATTAATGGCAATTAGGAggtaagaatatatatatatatatatatattgatcaGAAGTAAATAATTAACCCCAACGGGTTTTTCCTCCAGATGTTTAATTTAAAGACGGTCTAATATGGCAATGCAGGGGCGTTCATAGCACTGAAGCTCCAATTGGGCACAGCCAGGCCCCCTTAACTCAATTCATTGTTTATGTGCTTCCTGTGTGTAGACGTGATGAAGTCAAATTCAAAACGATTGAGCCGTCTCCATGCCAACATTTGATAGTTATACATGACATTTATCTTGAGAGACTGATAACCGGTGCTGCGCTCAATGCAATCGGATTGATGGACGAGGCGACACAATGACAGAGCGAAACAAAAAGATGAGACTCTCTTTCAGCATTTATTGGAACATTTCCACGCACAGGAAAACAGCTGATCAGGCAATCATTTTATTATCCACAGGAAAACGTTAGCTCATTTAGATCATTATCAGTTACGGATTTACTTATTTGTAATGTGGCCTTTTGATCATTTGCGTGTCTCTGAGGAAGGTCTTTCTCGGATGTCTGAGGCGCTCGATTCGGCGACGTCGTTTGCTAAAGGGCGCTCTTGTTGTACAAGTGCCTCCTGAAGAACTCCTGGACTCTCTCCCACAGGTCCACCTGGGCCTCACAGTGAGCTTCTGGCTCCCCCCCAAACAGCACGTTACTCCCTACTGCTCCGTGAAACCCAGACGGACAGTGAGGCATGTGAGGGACTTCCAAAAAGTGACCAGATTTCGGGTACGTCACAACCTGGAAAGACTGTTTCCCGTGTTTTTTCAAGGTGGCGGCGGCCTGTTGGGCAAAAACCAGACTTTTCATGGTGAGGTCATCTTCACCaactgcaaacaggaagtggcaacTGGCGCGTTCAATCGGAGGCACAGACGCCATGCTCTTTTCCAAGATGTCGTCTGGTAAAATAGCCTGCATATTTAGCAGGCCAGACGCTGTGATTTTAATATTCTTCATCACAAGGGTAAGCGGGGGAATAACAATGTCTTTGTAATGCAAGGGAAAGAAGCCATTTCCAATGCTGCTATTAATACAGACTGTTGCTGAAATCCCAGGGAGGAAAGACGACATCGCCAAAGCCAAGCTGCCGCTGTGAGAGATGGATATGATGCCAATTCCAGGACCGCAAACCTGTGAAGGAAGTCATTGAGTGTACGTCGTGTCTAAAGCAGCTCttacgatgcaaaggacagggtggagtggagaacgtcggtttgctgtggcgacccctgacgggacaagacGAAGGTACATTAGCAGTAGTAGATATCTAAAACTGACCTCTGGACGTGTCCTCAAGTACGTGACAGCCTCTTCAAAGTACTCCAAGTGCAAGGTCTGAGGGTTTTTGGGTAAATCCTGGTAGCCATAATAGGCCAATGCCAGAACAGCATAGCCTTTACTGGCTAGGAGGCTGGCTCTGGGCTCACACAGAGCTCCACCCAATGTGTACAGATCTAATATTCCTGGAAATGGACCGTTTCCTGGgagaaaacagcaaaaataaagagagacggaaagttaaacagaatgaaaacatcACTCCACTCTCACAGTTCACAGCCAACCTGGCGGTACAAACAGGACCCCTCTTATCAATCCTTCTCGCACAGGTATTCTCTTCATCCCCTCTGTCATATATCCTCTTTCATTGATTTCAGAGGCCAAGATTTCTCCGGTCTCTGCGCTCAGCGCTTCTATCTCCACCCGTGTTGGAATGAGAACGTTCTTCTTCAGGAATTTCCTGTGTGGAGTCTCTGGAGCCATGGCCCAAAATAAACCCATGGGCTGCACTCCGGTGTAACTTCCTCTCAGAGAAGGTGAACGGCAGACATCCACCTGGCCAGTTTCATCTGCTTTGTACACGGCAGAAGCCTTGAAAGTCATCCCTCTGTCATCGACGACTTTGGACCGCAGTTCAACCGATTTGTGAGGAGGGAGTCCCTCCACTTTTACCTGCAGCGTTTCATCAAACTGACAGTCGTTGCTGGGAAGAATTTTCACGCAAGCCATTTCAGCCCTTCAAGATGGAAACAGCGATGCTGATCGCTTTCCTCGAGCCTTTTAGTTTCGAACAGCTCTGTGGTCAAACGCGTCTGTCAGGGGAATGAATCATCAGAACAGTCTGAATAGCACACAGATTCTTAATGCAGCAATGTTCGTGCAGATAATTAAAGCTCTGGAGTCAGAGAGTTAGGCTGGCAGCTCTTAGGTAGTTCATATTTAAAAATCCGAGAGCTAAACGTGAACAGTTGCCATTCTAGAAATAGAtgtaattgttaaaaaaaaaaaaaaacgtcactGATTATAACTAAATTCACTCTTTCTCGCATTATGCTAAACATTTCGCAACAACGACGCTCATTAAACGGAACCGGTTTGCGGAGCTAACCGGAACTTGACGACAACGTCACCAGATGTTAGCTTTAATATAATTAATGTTAGCATAAATGTGTTAATTACTACTTTGGCAATAAATCACTTTATTTGACCACTAACTCGTGTTGTCTCATATTTCTGTCGGTCTTTGAACCAGAGTGTAGCATCAGTTGTGACATTGTGTCTTGTAAAtgatgctaacgctaactaCCGGTAAGTTACCAATGGTTAACATTGAAgattttcctgttttttattttaaacaaactaATCGCAGAGTAATTCGGCAACTACTAGTTCGCAAAATATCTGAAAACGTCCGTAATATCTTTCCCGTTGACGTACGAAGAGGTAATGCTCTTAGTCCAAACAGAACACGGAAATGAAAGAATGTAAACAAAGTGGGTGCAACCATTCTCATGCGGGAGGCAGGGGTGTTCCATTTTTTAATCAGCTGCCTCCGGTGTTTGCCTGTTTAATTATCCACTTTTCTTTACGTGATGTAAatcaaaatatttgttttctagtCTTTATGTATTGAAATGCAAcgattgaattttttttaatgataccCCGAAATTCAAAAAATTGAATGATTCCAACTGATTCCACCTGTAGAATTAAATGGTccatatattgtaaaattgaGCGCTAAATGTCCACGTATAAATATGATACAAAATCAATTAAAGGATTTATTTGATTAATTACTAATTATTTACCAACATGTACACAGTTATTTATGTCACGATACATGCATGCAGGACGACGAATGGGTCCCTGGATGGCAGCATTGGCAAAAAGCATTAAGAAGTACAATTATGTGCTATTTTCTGACTTTCCACCATTATtgaggaaatgtaaaaaaaaatgattctgTTGTTTCAGACTGCTGTGACTTTCCTGTGTTAAAAGGTTAATATGCATTAACATTATCTGCAAGCTTTCACTTGTTACCAACTGAAAAAGGACTGAAATCTACACTTTCAGAAAGCTTGATGTCATTTTGTCAGCCACTGAATACATCAGACTGATTccaataaacaaatgaaaattgATACATAAACAACGCGTTTACTCAACTGTTTATTAAGTACCATAAATTCTTGTCTCTTTTGATAAATCACTCAAATCAGATTATGACACATTTGACACATTAACTTTTACTGAACGACATAAAAACTTCGTAATGCAACGTAATATTTTAGTTCTAATTATTCTCATTGATGACAGCTTCATTACATTGAACTccatcagtcagtcagtcattgTACAAGCCGTTAGACGATACTCACACAGTGTAATTTAGTGCCAATGTTATGGCTAATTCATTAGAAACTAAAGGCAAGGCTAAGTATTGCTAAGAACAGTCTTTCTCGGATGTCTGAGGCGCTCGACTCGGCGACGCCGTTTGCTAAAGGGCGCTCTTGTTGTACAAGTGCCTCCTGAAGAACTCCTGGACTCTCTCCCACAGGTCCACCTGGGCCTCACAGTGAGCTTCTGGCTCCCCCCCAAACAGCACGTTACTCCCTACTGCTCCGTGAAACCCAGACGGACAGTGAGGCATGTGAGGGACTTCCAAAAAGTGACCAGATTTCGGGTACGTCACAACCTGGAAAGACTGTTTCCCATGTTTTTTCAAGGTGGCGGCGGCCTGTTGGGCAGAAACCAGACTATTCCAGTTGTGGTCGTCTTCAGCaactgcaaacaggaagtggcaacTGGCGCGTTCAATTGGAGGCAAAGATGCCCTGTTCTCTTCCAAGGAGGTGTCTGGGAGGGCATCACGTATGTCTATGAGCCCAGGCTCTACAAATTTAATATTCTCCAACACAGGGCTAAGTGCGGGGATAACAATGTCTTTGTAATGTAAGGGAATCACAGTATTTCCAATGCAACAATTAATACAGACTGTTGCTGAAATCCCAGGGAGGAAAGACGACATCGCCAAAGCCAAGCCGCCGCTGTGAGACATGGATATGATGCCAATTCCAGGACCGCAAACCTGTGAAGAAAGTGTAAGTCGTGTTTAAAGCAGCGATTATGTCCTATATCACAAAATGTGGCCTCTGAAAAacagaatacaaataaaatgtacaaaacagaAACGTGCTTCATACATTTACGGTTTTACTATTCAAAACTGACCTCTGGACGTGTCCTCAAGTATGTGACAGCCTCTTCAAAGTACTCCAAGTGCAAGGTCTGAGGGTTTTTGGGTAAATCCTGGTAGCCAAAATAGGGCAAAGCCAGAACAGCATAGCCTTTACTGGCTAGGAGGCTGGCTCTAGGCTCACACAGACGTCCACCAAATGTGTACAGATCTATTATACCTGGAAATGGACCATCTCCTGTgagaaaacagcaaaaataaagagagagggaaagttaaacagaatgaaaacatcACTCCATTCTCACAGTTCACAACCAACCTGGTGGTACAAACAGGACCCCTCTTATCGATCCTTCTCGCACAGGTATTCTCTTCATCCCCTCTGTCATATATTCTCTTTCATTGATTTCAGAGGCCAAGATTTCTCCGGTCTCTGCGCTCAGCGCTTCTATCTCCACCCGTGTTGGAATGAGAACGTTCTTCTTCAGGAATTTACTGTGTGGAGTCTCTGGAGCCATGGCCCAAAATAAACCCATGGGCTGCACTCCGGTGTAACTTCCTCTCAGAGAAGGTGAACGGCAGACATCCACCTGGCCAGTTTCATCTGCTTTGTACACGGCAGAAGCCTTGAAAGTCATCCCTCTGTCATCGACGACTTTGGACCGCAGTTCAACTGATTTGTGAGGAGGGAGTCCCTCCACTTTTACCTGCAGCGTTTTATCAAACAGAGAACGAAGGCGGGGTAGAATGTTTACGCGGATCTGTGAGTAAGCCATTTCAGCTTCTTAAGATGGTCAGCGTCCTCTGCTACACCAGCAATGCATCTGTAGaggaaatgaataatgcaattgTCATAACGCttgtggaaaaaacaaaaaaatgtgcatTGGATCTATCACAAGCATTCTTCATCACGAAAGACAGTGTTTGTTTACAGTAAGTATTTATAACGTAATTGACCAAATAGAGAGTTTTCATGCAGGATCCCTCTCTTGTCTTTAGTGTTTCACCTGTTGAAGAGTATTTGAGAGGGCATTCACCGACAAGGTGATGTGAAGGTCAGGAAGGGTCTTCCAGCTTATGGAGAGGACAGCACTGGGGGACAAGCTAACGGATAGCTATCGGTTAGTAGGTGAAAGGTCTCGAATTACCGattttttctttcctgtttgtaTCCGAATAACTATGAATATATCTCCAAATGACCGTAATACACTGTCTACATAAGTACGAAAAAGGGAAGCTTACATACGCAGAGAACACGGAAATGTAGTAGGAAGTAGGAAACCTTGGCGCAACCATTTATCCGAAGAAGGGGGGACCCGGTGGTTTTAAATCAGCTTTTTTCGATGTATATTCGTTCATTGAGGCCGTTTTCTTCGCTGATTTTATTTCAGACTCGTTATTAATAATGTAGTAATTAAAAcactgaaacaaaaataaattcgTAATACCCCGACAAGGAAAATAGTTATTTATTCCACCTGTAGCATCAAACGGTCCATGTTTTGATGTTCTCTCTTCGACGGAAGTGAACAACATAAAAGCATGACGTAAAAtacaagattttatttttatttacggGGTATGATCGATTCTGGAATAAAATTTAGATACGTATATGCTAAAAGATGAAACGGCCACTAGATGCCAGCATTTGCAAAGAGTATTAACAGTTAGCTAAATTTGAGAGGTTCACGTATCCTTTCTGTCAGAGTAAGAGTGAAATTGAATAGCTAAATTGTGTTGCTCATGCTGTATGTCTCGTAAAAAATCACAAGACATAGGGTTAATTATCAATTTTTCAGATTCCTTAATCCCAGCTCGGCTTCTCAGCTGCCAGGATATGTTAATAAATAAGCAAGATAAATATACATTACTATTGGAAACTCTTACGTGGTTGTGCAAACATCAAAATATGCGCATTGTTTGTATATTTCTAAAGAAAATGTAgttttttatttaactgaatTGTTGCGtagttttctttatttctctgttcttttgttcctcctctagattgtgtgcttttattttgaagtcaaGCCGGTTGGTTTGACACATTAGGACCCGCCCTTTTAAAGAGGTAGCCATGGAGACCGCGCGAGAGCGAGGCAGCTGAGTTTCCGCACACCTACATCAAAAGGAGCTGGCGAGCCGAAGACAAGGAACAAAACACGGTGGTCGTGACGGACTAAAAcgacaaatacattttattcttttatttcccCACATTCCGGTTTGAGGCTACTCGGTTTTAACGCTGTTAATGCCTCGAATGTGAAGGACTGAGAGGAGGACTCGCTGCTAATCGTGAGTATTGTCTGTTTTTTCCGCAAGCTAATCACCGATAGGCCACCGCGAGATTTCTCTCAGGCTCTTTCTCTTTCCGCCTGTTTGTATTTTGTTCATTATCTACcttaataaaatcaaataaaaaaaagtatgtcGGCCACCATAGGGCATCAAATTATTCGTTTTTCAACAACATTAGTAAGCTGTCAGCTTTATGTTGGTCTACTAGCCTAACGAAATGTCTTTCTAATTAAGCTAGCCGTGGGTATCGACAATTGCTAACATTACTAACTAATCTAACTACATTTGTGTACTTGGTCTGTCGTAATCACCAGGTAGCAAGTCTTACCCTTACTTTACAAAGAGCTTAGAGATAAAATATAACAGAAAACCATATCGGTAAGCTAGTTAACCATTAATAGAACAGCATTACTGTATTGTTACACTTcggtcatgtgattaaagcgtacTTTAGCGGTTAGTGTTAACATGTCAGACTCAAGCAGAACTATAGATTGTCGTGTCAATGTGTTGGATTGGGGAATTGGATTCGGCTTTGTTTTTGTCCTACAGCttttgcgtgcgtgtgcgtgtgcgtgtgtgtgcgcgtgtgtgtgtcctgccagCCCACCCTTTTGTTTAAATAGCTCGCAGTATGGTCGCACGTGTTGAAGCCTGTGACTCTTCTGTGAAGCTGCTTCGTTGACCATGTCCCGTACAATTACAGTGGGGAAGTATGTTTCCGGTAGTGGCAACGCTTTTTCATTTCCTACACTCCTCACCTCCACCTCTCGATTCCTGTTAGCTTGGGTAGATATGACAACGTACAATGAAGTCAACATTTGAGGCCGTGTCATTTATATCCAAGACCATTTTGAGAAACTCCCCTTtgtctcatcttcctcctctctccttgtgTTCTTCTTGTcgatctctccctctctgcttctgtctccTTCCTTGCGGCGGAACGGTGGGATGCCCAAGCGGTCTGGGGCTTAACGCTCCATAATACTTCAAAACAAAGGGTCCTTTCTGTGCTGCCATGCAGAGCCACATCTCTGTGCGCTCCCCCCTGCGATCCCAGGAGGGGGCTGCTAGTAGCGGTAGCATTGGAGCCTATCGGGTGGGAATCTTCTCCCGGCTGTTTCTTTGGCACACTGAGTGCTCTCTGTTCCCGGACACATGTCTGCATTGCTGCTCTCCTTGGCTGCTTTTGCATTCCAGGAGTCTTGGGCAGTTGAAAATCTGCAGTAGCAGCCGGCTGGATGGCTGACTGCCTCGCTTGTGCATGAAGAGGAGAGtttgatgtggggggggggatgacagTGTCCATCCTGTTTAAACTCTACTTCCTGAATCCAGTGGGTTGGCGCAtggccgatgatgatgatgatgaatatatttattagatagaatgttagagtacaagtacagtcacacagtagcatgtattacagtacaaataacgtcaaacatcctgtctaagaggagcatttcaaaaaagcccttgcgggcttgtttccgttgaaagtccttcgtacggCCTATACAGTTTGGGAAATGGAATTACTTTAAATATTGTAAAGGGGT encodes the following:
- the LOC137909346 gene encoding acyl-coenzyme A thioesterase 2, mitochondrial-like produces the protein MACVKILPSNDCQFDETLQVKVEGLPPHKSVELRSKVVDDRGMTFKASAVYKADETGQVDVCRSPSLRGSYTGVQPMGLFWAMAPETPHRKFLKKNVLIPTRVEIEALSAETGEILASEINERGYMTEGMKRIPVREGLIRGVLFVPPGNGPFPGILDLYTLGGALCEPRASLLASKGYAVLALAYYGYQDLPKNPQTLHLEYFEEAVTYLRTRPEVCGPGIGIISISHSGSLALAMSSFLPGISATVCINSSIGNGFFPLHYKDIVIPPLTLVMKNIKITASGLLNMQAILPDDILEKSMASVPPIERASCHFLFAVGEDDLTMKSLVFAQQAAATLKKHGKQSFQVVTYPKSGHFLEVPHMPHCPSGFHGAVGSNVLFGGEPEAHCEAQVDLWERVQEFFRRHLYNKSAL
- the LOC137909464 gene encoding acyl-coenzyme A thioesterase 2, mitochondrial-like; the encoded protein is MAYSQIRVNILPRLRSLFDKTLQVKVEGLPPHKSVELRSKVVDDRGMTFKASAVYKADETGQVDVCRSPSLRGSYTGVQPMGLFWAMAPETPHSKFLKKNVLIPTRVEIEALSAETGEILASEINEREYMTEGMKRIPVREGSIRGVLFVPPGDGPFPGIIDLYTFGGRLCEPRASLLASKGYAVLALPYFGYQDLPKNPQTLHLEYFEEAVTYLRTRPEVCGPGIGIISMSHSGGLALAMSSFLPGISATVCINCCIGNTVIPLHYKDIVIPALSPVLENIKFVEPGLIDIRDALPDTSLEENRASLPPIERASCHFLFAVAEDDHNWNSLVSAQQAAATLKKHGKQSFQVVTYPKSGHFLEVPHMPHCPSGFHGAVGSNVLFGGEPEAHCEAQVDLWERVQEFFRRHLYNKSAL